The sequence GAGTCCTGTTTTTCTGCATCTACCAGACCGGTATGAGAAAATCCGAGGCGTTAAACCTTACATGGGACAGAGTGGATCTTGACGAGGGCTATCTCCTGGCGAAAGGTAAAGGGGACAAGACGCGCGTCATCCCCATGACGCCTTTGCTAAAAAAATATCTGATTTGTTACCATAATTTCGTCCATGGTGACAAATTGGTGTTTCCGTCTGCCAGGACGGGTAAGCCTCTGGTCGGCATCTACAAGGCCATAGCCAGGGCCAAGAAGGCCGCGGGGATAGAGAAGAGAGTGTACCCTCACCTGCTCCGTCATTGTTTCGGCACACATATAATAGACGGGGGCAGCGACGTGGCGAGCCTCCAGGAATTGTTGGGCCACGCAAATATCAGCACAACGGCCATATATACGCATCTGTCAATGGACTACAAGCGTGAGGCCGTAAATAAAGGCGTCGGGGAATGGTGACAAATGGTGACGATGGTGACATTTTGTGCGGGCTAATATCGCGCGGATGGTTGATTTTATTTGGGCCGTGGAGGATTCGAACCTCCGACCAATTGATTAAGAGTCAACTGCTCTACCGGACTGAGCTAACGGCCCAACGTGCATCTTTATAGCACAGAGGCACTCTGCCATTCAACACAATTCTACCCGTCGAGGCAGCATCGAGACTCGACACAACGTTAAGACGGAAAAATCCCTGCAAAAAATGTAGTTACTCCTACAATAAGTGTAGCTCCACGGGGGCAAAAATTCATCATACCATCTGCAAAGTTAAACAGAGCAACACATTCCGAAATGGCCACGCCGTGGCATGTGATTTGCTCTTAAATGAGCGACTGAAAAAATGGTGTTAGTTTGTATGAACTTAAGTTGACATGGATACGATAAACATTACCTGAAGATAGGCGTCTAATAACAGTAAATTATTGACAAAACGAAAATTATCTATTATCATGAAGTAGGGGGTGTCGGGCTTGTATCTTGAAAGACTAGCAGGGAGATTTGGAAGCCGAACAAAAAGACCGGCTGAGCCATTGCCAGACCTATCAAGAATTATTGATAACCCCTTGAAATATGCGATTGTCATACATAGAGTTTTCTATCTGTAGTGGAAAGAGAAGTCTGGTATAAGATTAAGAACCGTGCGCATGTAAATCCATACGCGACGGTGATGCAAAGCGGTGAAAAAAGGGTGGCACTTGTCGTAACCATAATCATGGAATGGCGGTAGCTTATATTTATGATTGCTCTTTGCGAGCCTGGCGGGCAAACCTAGAGTGACAAACGGATGAACATGTTCTTAACACTACAGGAGATGACAGGCTCGTGGCTTGGGTTCATCTTCCGTCGCGCCCGCGGGATATAAATCAGGTACTAAGGACCTCAGGGAAGCTGAAATTGCACGGGGCTACCCTGCATGATATAATCGACGTGACGAACGGGAGGTCGTAAAATCATCATGAAGAAAACATGTAGGCTCGCGGGACTCACTTCTGTTCTCGTCTTTGCCCTTGCTCCATTGAGCACGGGATTCTGTCAGGCCGATCGTTGCATCGTTCTGGAAACAAAGGATAGCACGGCGCTCGTCAGCTGCGGCGATGGCACGACCCGTATCACAGACGTGAGCGGCAGATCACAGCAGTACAAGGCAGGTGACAGCATCAGCCTTCCAAGGACTGATGTTCCGGGAGGCAGAGAGACGGAGAGATCGAGAGGCTCAGGACCTTCTTCCTCCGACGTGCCGGCTGCGAGGACCCGCTAGTCACCAGGACCCGTAGTGCGCTAGGGGCGTTTGAAGCACGACTTATGAAGCACCGGAAGGGCTTGCGCTTCTGTCTTGCGCAGGCATAGGCGATTATGCATTTTCCTAAACCGTATGGCAAGCTTGCGGTAAATACAACACATTAAAGTTATAGGAGGGACGCACATGAAATTGAGAACGCTTATGAACATAGGTCTTTCAATGCTCGTTGTAATGGCAGCGGCATGCGCTCCAAATGCTGTCAGGAACCCGGCCTCCATCAGTCAAATGGAACAGCAGGCAAAGAGCTCCCCGCAGAAGGAGTATGTAATAAGCTCCGGTGACGTGCTCGACATCAAGTTCATGCACAATCCTGACCTCAATGAGCTCGCTCTTCCCGTGAGGCCGGACGGCCGCATTTCTCTGCAACTGGCTCCTGACATCATGGCAGCCGGGCTCACTCCGAACCAATTGAAGAATGTGCTCACACAAAAATACTCTTCCGAGCTCAAGGAGCCCGAAATAGCGGTGATCGTGCGGTCTTTCGCGGGTGAGAAGATCTTTGTGGATGGCGAGGTGGCGTTTCCCGGGCTCGTCGACTTAAGAGGCCCCACCACGGTAATGGCGGCCATCGCCCAGGCTCGAGGGCTTCGCGACACGGCACGCTTAAGCAATGTCATTGTGATTCGTAACGACGCCAATGGAAAACCCATGGCAGCGAATCTCGACTTAAGAAAGGTCATCAATGGGACAGATATGAGCCAGAATATCTTTCTCATGCCTTACGATATCGTGTATGTCCCGAGATCCAATATAGCCCGGATCGATAAATTCGTGGATGAGTATATAAACAGGGTCGTTCCTGGCGGATTTCCCGGGTTCTCCGGCTTTCACAACCCTTACGCATACGCTTTCGGCGGATTTACCCAGGTGTATCCCGATACCGGCGCTACTATAACCGTCCATTAAACGGATGACCCTAACCACAACCGAGGTCAATGATCGATGATGGAACAGAATTACCAACCTTTTGATTTTACCAACATACGTGATCTTCTTACGATCGTGTTTAAGCACAAGTACAAGATCTTCATTACCTTTCTCGTGATCTTTATCGGGGTCACCGCTCTCGCCCTGATCATGCCGCGGCCGTATGAGTCGAAAAGCGTGTTGCTCGTAAAGCTTGGACGGGAGTTTATGAACCGCCCCGAAGTGAACGGAGGAAGCGGATTTTCCGTTCCACCGGACACAATCCTGAGAGGTGAGATCAGCATACTGACGAGCAGGGACCTCATCAGTAAGGTCATCAATACCATCGGCGTTGAAAAACTCTATCCCACGACAAACAAGATCACCGCCGGTACGGAAACGCCGGAACAGAAGGCGATCAAGTCATTTGAAGAGAACTTGAGCGTTACGAACGTCCCCGGCTCGAGCCTGATACAGGTTACCTTTACCCATTCCGACTCGTACCTGGCGCCCCGGGTGGTAAATACGCTGGTCGACGCTTTCAAGGACAAGCACCTGGAAGTTTTCAGCGGGAACAGCACCGAGTTTCTGGAAAATCAACAGAAGGCCATCGAGGAGAAGCTCAAACAATCGGAAGGCAATCTCGCCACATTCAAGCAGAAACACGGGGTCTTTTCCTTCGATGAACAAAAAACTGCACTGATACAACAACGGAGTATGCTCGACACGGCGCTCAAGGCCGCCCAAAACCAGATGACCGAAGTCGATCAAAAGATCGCCTTCATACGAAGCCCCAAATGGATGGCCGATACCCCCCAGGAGATGCGATCACAACTGGCCGCCCTTCAGCAGAGAGAGAGGGAGCTTTCTGAGAGATACACGGACAATAGCCGGGCAATCCAGAACGTGCGTCAGGAAATCCAACTGACAAAGGATGCCATGGGCAGAAACAACGAAGAATTGAGACAGATAGAACTCGGGAAGGCTGAAGGAGACCTGGCCGTGGTCAAAGCTAAGGTCGAAAATCTGAAACGTCAGTTTTCTCAGGTAGAGGGTGAGGTTTTTGCCCTCGATGCGCGTGGGCGCGAGTTACAAGATTTGAAACGTGAGGCGACACAGCAGGAACAAAGCTACGATACCTATGCACGAAAGCTTCAGGAGTCCCTCATTATGGACGACATGGACCGGCATAAGATGGTCGCCATCAGTGTGGTCGAAAAAGCAACCATTCCTGCAACGCCAAAGAAACAGAAACTCGACAAACACCGGATGGTAGCAGCAGGGTTCCTGGGCGGTATTGCGGCGGGTTTTGCCCTCGCATTTTTCCTTGAATTCAGCGCTTCAGGCATGACAACACCCTATAGCGCTGAACGACGCCTGGGCCTGCCCGTAATGGTTGCGATCGCAAAAAAACAGAGCATTTAACGCTGTATGGGACTTTGCAAAAGCTGCTTCAAGAGTGCAGGTTTCTTAATGAGCGTTCACATTCCTGCCGGGATATAAGTGAGCTATGTATTTGAGTTTTTACAACCTCAAGAAACAACCCTTTCACATCACTCCGGACCCGGAGTTCCTCTACTTAAGCCCGAGCCATAAAGAAGCTTTGGCCGCCATCATATATGGCATAGAGCAGAGGAAGGGATTTATTGCCATCGTTGGTGCCGTTGGGGTCGGCAAGACAACGATCCTTCGATCATACCTGGAAAGTGCAGAGAGAAAACACCTCAAGATCATATACGTCTTCAATGCAAAGCTCACCTTCAACGAACTCCTCAAAACCATTTATCAGGAGCTCGGCCTTCCCGTGGAAAGTAATGACGTTCTGGAGATGGTCAACAAGCTGTACGAGGTCTTAATCGAAGAATACAAGAAAGATAATACGGTCATACTGATCATCGACGAAGCCCAGAATATGCCTGTGGATACGCTTGAGAGCTTGCGCATGCTTTCGAACCTCGAGACGTCCAAAGACAAGTTGATTCAGATCGTGCTCGTCGGTCAACCCGAGTTCGAAGAGCAGCTCAACTTGAACAGGTTAAGACAGCTAAAACAACGGCTTGCCATCCGATCGACGATTTTGCCTCTCACGCCGCACGAAAGCATCGAGTACATCCGGTTCAGACTGCAAAAGGCCGGCTCCAACCCAGGCTCGGTTTTCTCGCCAGGCGCCTTGAAGACGATTGTGCGAAGAGCCAAGGGGATTCCCAGGGTACTCAACATTCTCTGTGACAACGCCCTGATCACGGGGTTCGGTTACCGCAAAAAACCTGTTTCGCAGAAAATAACAAAAGAGATAATCCGGGACTTTGAAGGGCTCAAACAGTCCTCGACTGCTCGATGGTGGGTATCTGCGGTTTCGGCCATGATCTTATTATTTCTCGGCGGCACGGTTTGGCTTGCGCTCTATAAGGAAGCCGATTTCGATAAGATCTCTGTGATGCTATCGCGCGGGCACAGGCATCTGACTGATTCTGCGAGTCAGCCGGAACGGGTTGAGACCCCGGCCGCGCGCGATGATCACGATACCCCGGCGCAGTCTTTGCCGCCCAAGGGGGAGACACCGCCCCCTGCCGTGAATGACGACCACAAGGCCGTCACCAAAACGGTGGTACGTGGCGACACCCTTTCCAAATTAGCACAGGAAGTGTACGGCAACTCAGATACAAAGGTTTTACAATTCATCCGTAAAAGCAATCCTCAGATTGCGGACCCGAATCTCATTCTGAGAGGCAGTACCATTACTTTTCCCACATCTCACAAACAAGAAGAGTAGCAGAGCATTAGTAGTAGTCGGATCGCCCTGGATTTGGCTATCTTTATACTACGAATTACATAGATTTTCTAGGTAGTAATTGGGTGATTTTATGATCTTTATTCCGCGGTGGCGGCGTGCGAGATTGTCTTGTGTCGCAAAAGAATGTCTCATCACGTAAGATTATGTATCGCCAAATATGTAGCCTTACCCACAAAAAATGTAGTATTTTGCTGGAGATAATTGAGTCGTTGTAATACAGGTCAAATATTTCAATATGTTACGATTCTATGTTACTGTGGCACATAAGTTGCTAATTGATGCTGAGGAGTAGCAGAAGGAAACGGTTACGCGAGAAATCTTCGGGTAGCCGGCAACACAGGGGAATGTGTTGGTACATCAACAAAGAGAACATGAAAGCTCTTCAGACCATCCATATAAAGAAATGGAACGGCGGTAGCGTGACCGCCGGCTGGAGGTTAAGGTGAGTAAGATCTTCGAGGCTATCGAGAATGCCCGCAGGGGAGAATCGGCGCCGGATAAACCTGAGTCCCGTGCCCCTTCCGTCTCGCTGCCCGTGTCTCGTCAACCCGGCAGGGTCGACGTTGACATGGAATCGGAAATGATTTCTCTGTATCAAACGATTACTGCAGCACTCCCCGGGATCAATCATCGCTCAGTCCTCTTTGTGGGGTCAAGATCGAATGAAGGCACCTCCACAGTCGCGCGGGAACTGGCCAAGGCCGCCTCTCTACGGATGGAAAAAAACGTTCTTCTCATAGACCTCGATAGAAGTAGACCGGAACACCACATATACACAAAGGTAAGCCGGAGAAACGGCGACGAAGATGTACCGGAAGACAAGGAAAAAGCCGCAGATCCGATGGAAGACTCCTTGTGCCAGGTCGAGGAGAGTAGCCTTTATGTAATGCCACTCTTCCAGAAGACCATGGTTACACCGCGCACCCTTGATTCAGCCAAGGGCCAGGGATT is a genomic window of Syntrophorhabdaceae bacterium containing:
- a CDS encoding polysaccharide biosynthesis/export family protein, with amino-acid sequence MKLRTLMNIGLSMLVVMAAACAPNAVRNPASISQMEQQAKSSPQKEYVISSGDVLDIKFMHNPDLNELALPVRPDGRISLQLAPDIMAAGLTPNQLKNVLTQKYSSELKEPEIAVIVRSFAGEKIFVDGEVAFPGLVDLRGPTTVMAAIAQARGLRDTARLSNVIVIRNDANGKPMAANLDLRKVINGTDMSQNIFLMPYDIVYVPRSNIARIDKFVDEYINRVVPGGFPGFSGFHNPYAYAFGGFTQVYPDTGATITVH
- a CDS encoding GumC family protein, producing the protein MMEQNYQPFDFTNIRDLLTIVFKHKYKIFITFLVIFIGVTALALIMPRPYESKSVLLVKLGREFMNRPEVNGGSGFSVPPDTILRGEISILTSRDLISKVINTIGVEKLYPTTNKITAGTETPEQKAIKSFEENLSVTNVPGSSLIQVTFTHSDSYLAPRVVNTLVDAFKDKHLEVFSGNSTEFLENQQKAIEEKLKQSEGNLATFKQKHGVFSFDEQKTALIQQRSMLDTALKAAQNQMTEVDQKIAFIRSPKWMADTPQEMRSQLAALQQRERELSERYTDNSRAIQNVRQEIQLTKDAMGRNNEELRQIELGKAEGDLAVVKAKVENLKRQFSQVEGEVFALDARGRELQDLKREATQQEQSYDTYARKLQESLIMDDMDRHKMVAISVVEKATIPATPKKQKLDKHRMVAAGFLGGIAAGFALAFFLEFSASGMTTPYSAERRLGLPVMVAIAKKQSI
- a CDS encoding AAA family ATPase, which encodes MYLSFYNLKKQPFHITPDPEFLYLSPSHKEALAAIIYGIEQRKGFIAIVGAVGVGKTTILRSYLESAERKHLKIIYVFNAKLTFNELLKTIYQELGLPVESNDVLEMVNKLYEVLIEEYKKDNTVILIIDEAQNMPVDTLESLRMLSNLETSKDKLIQIVLVGQPEFEEQLNLNRLRQLKQRLAIRSTILPLTPHESIEYIRFRLQKAGSNPGSVFSPGALKTIVRRAKGIPRVLNILCDNALITGFGYRKKPVSQKITKEIIRDFEGLKQSSTARWWVSAVSAMILLFLGGTVWLALYKEADFDKISVMLSRGHRHLTDSASQPERVETPAARDDHDTPAQSLPPKGETPPPAVNDDHKAVTKTVVRGDTLSKLAQEVYGNSDTKVLQFIRKSNPQIADPNLILRGSTITFPTSHKQEE
- a CDS encoding CpsD/CapB family tyrosine-protein kinase — encoded protein: MSKIFEAIENARRGESAPDKPESRAPSVSLPVSRQPGRVDVDMESEMISLYQTITAALPGINHRSVLFVGSRSNEGTSTVARELAKAASLRMEKNVLLIDLDRSRPEHHIYTKVSRRNGDEDVPEDKEKAADPMEDSLCQVEESSLYVMPLFQKTMVTPRTLDSAKGQGFWEPLKERFDLIIVDSPPTMMFPDGPAVASQVDGVILVVEAEKTRWQVALSVKEKIEKSGGVVLGIVFNKRKYYIPQFIYKHL